Proteins encoded by one window of Mustela erminea isolate mMusErm1 chromosome 7, mMusErm1.Pri, whole genome shotgun sequence:
- the NDUFAF7 gene encoding protein arginine methyltransferase NDUFAF7, mitochondrial isoform X2, whose amino-acid sequence MLRHLIYKIKATGPITVAEYMKEVLTNPAKGYYVYRDMLGEKGDFITSPEISQIFGELLGIWFISEWMATGKNAAFQLVELGPGKGTLTGDILRVFSQLGSVLKNCDISIHLVEVSEKLSEIQALTLTEEKIPLERNAESPICMRGVTKSGIPISWYRDLHDVPKGYSFYLAHEFFDVLPVHKFQKTPQGWREVLIDIDPQVSDKLRFVLAPGVTPAEVFIQRDEMRDHVEVCPEAGVIIQELSQRIALTGGAALIADYGHEGTKTDTFRGFCGHKLHDVLTAPGTADLTADVDFSYLRRMAGGQVASLGPIKQQMFLKNMGIDVRLKVLLDKSDEPARQQLLHGYDMLMNPQKMGERFNFFALLPHQRLHGRSHPMDACQSKPSVSPVAGFGELTWR is encoded by the exons GGATATTATGTGTACCGTGACATGCTAGGAGAAAAAGGAGATTTCATTACTTCACCGGAAATAAGTCAGATCTTTGGGGAG CTGCTAGGTATATGGTTCATTAGTGAATGGATGGCCACTGGAAAAAATGCAGCTTTCCAGCTTGTGGAATTGGGTCCAGGAAAGGGTACCCTCACAGGAGATATTTTGAGG GTGTTCAGTCAGCTTGGATCTGTGCTGAAAAACTGTGACATTTCAATACATCTGGTAGAGGTGAGCGAAAAATTGAGTGAGATTCAAGCATTAACACTGACGGAAGAGAAGATCCCGCTAGAGCGGAATGCTGAGTCCCCCATATGTATGAGAGGTGTTACTAAATCTGGGATTCCAATCTCGTGGTACCGAGATCTGCACGATGTTCCAAAAG GGTACAGCTTTTATCTGGCGCATGAATTTTTTGACGTTCTTCCTGTGCACAAGTTCCAG AAAACACCCCAAGGATGGCGAGAAGTACTCATTGATATCGACCCACAAGTTTCTGATAAGCTGCGGTTTGTTTTGGCACCTGGTGTCACGCCAGCAGAAGTCTTCATACAA CGTGATGAAATGAGGGATCACGTGGAAGTGTGTCCTGAGGCCGGTGTTATCATTCAGGAGCTTTCTCAGCGCATCGCACTAACCGGAGGTGCAGCACTGATCGCCGATTATGGTCATGAGGGAACGAAGACAGACACCTTCAGA GGGTTTTGTGGCCACAAGCTTCATGACGTCCTGACTGCCCCTGGAACGGCGGACCTCACAGCCGATGTGGACTTCAGTTATCTGCGCAGAATGGCAGGGGGACAAGTAGCTTCTCTTGGGCCAATAAAAcaacagatgtttttaaaaaatatgggcaTTGATGTCCGGCTGAAG gttctTTTAGACAAATCagatgagccagccaggcagcagTTACTTCATGGGTATGATATGTTAATGAATCCTCAGAAGATGGgagaaagatttaatttttttgccttGCTGCCTCATCAGAGACTTCACGGGAGAAGCCATCCGATGGATGCGTGCCAGTCGAAGCCCTCTGTGTCACCTGTAGCTGGGTTTGGTGAACTTACCTGGCGGTGA